TGCACATTCTTTCGTTCCCGGTGCTGACTTTCAACGGCCACAACACACCTAGACACCGTGTCCAGCATTAATCATAGTAAGTCAAAACAATAAAATGATCAACAATTCTGTTCACGCAATAATTACGCTGCTACATCTGCTCTttgtctattttttttttttaattattattatttaccctCGTTTTCCTCATCGCTTTGATAAAGAAATAATGCAAATTccaaattaaacaaattttgaaGGAACTgtatttaagaataatgtttttttcttgtaattatttcataattactgTGTATTGTCACTTGTTTAATAGTTGGTTCTTGAGTACCGTGATGCAAGTCATTACAACTTCCAAGTTCGAtcacataaattatttaacaaaCGTATTTGTTATACTTTCCGTTTACtggaattacaaattttataagaatattttTTTGGAATTAATCATATAGGTTGAAAACTAATTAATGTATGGTAGAATTGATTGAAAGTTAAcgaaaacaaattgtttagcatcattGTACTCTAATTAATCGTGTATTTGTTTTTGTGTTGTATTTTGCGAGAAAACGACCTCCACCGCCCACTCTAATCACACTTTTAATACTAACAAGCTGGTGTTGATTTAACGGGAACATTTTTAAGATAGTTTGTTTATTTAACAAAGAATGAACGATTCTGTAGAATGGTAACACAAATATCTCCCATGTCTTGCTCGCTGCTCACTGGATTTAGGGTTCGGGATGCGTTTCGGATAAATTTGCGGTAATTAACGTGAGAGTCGATTGATTGAATTACTTATTAATGTGTCCTGTGTCGTGCTTGTACCTGCGTATGTATGCGTATCGTATGCTTGTGATTGtttctttcatttatttcgatttttttcTGTAAATCGATGTGGCCTGTGGGTAATAGAAAAGTTCTTTTAATTGTATATTAATTACTAATATGTAACACATAACAAGAACGACAATTTAGGAAGGTGGTTATTTAAAATGATCGAATTATTGACGTAAACGTTTACGGATCTTCCTCATTTGTTGTTTCGTCTATTAATACATTTAATTTTAGGATTAATTTTCTGCGGATGACTAAAACAATTTAACTCTTTGTAGTCTATTAATATTTTTGAAAAGTTAAAAACGTTCAAAGTTTTTCGCTTTTGTAACCGTTGCTGTGAGAATTATTAAATTCTGCTAGAATGTCGCAATTATTTCACTACTTTAATCATACACTATGGGcagtattatttaatatatttataattttttagcaTAAAAGTTTTGCTGTTAAAATCTAAAAATTCGCTTCTTGACTGTAACAATATACGTTCTCTTTTTAACAGATGCTCATATTTTTTGTGTATAACAATATTAGCTTAAATTAGAAAGCATTAGAGAGTTAAACAGACGATGGCGATATATGTCTGTTGCTTGGAAGCTTGAAGCGCCGTgtcttcattaattaaatgatatttgatAATAGGGTGAATTGGAACAGCAACTTCTGCAAGCGAATCCCATTTTGGAGGCCTTCGGAAATGCGAAAACAGTAAAGAACGACAACTCTTCGCGTTTCGTAAGTAACGTTTTTAATTCATTTCATAATTCATGCCCAAAAATTCCATCAACCcagcaaaatttttatttatcccGTTCATTTAGggcaaattcatccgaataaacTTCGATGCATCGGGATATATAGCTGGAGCGAACATAGAAACTTATCTCTTGGAGAAATCGCGAGCAATTCGACAAGCAAAGGACGAAAGGACCTTTCACATATTCTACCAGCTCCTCGCGGGTGCTTCTGCAGAGCAGAAAAGTGAGTGGAAGCTGCCTGATAACaaagagaaagaaatttttcacattataaatattgtttgcaTCCTATAACATTTGCAACATTTTTCAGAGGAGTTTATTTTGGAGGATCCGAAACATTATCCATTCCTCTCAAATGGCGCACTACCAGTGCCAGGAGTAGATGATTCGGCAGAGTTCTTTTCGACGGTGAAGTCGATGCACATAATGGGAATGACCAATGAAGATTTTTCTTCCATCTTCCGCATAGTGTCTGCGGTGATGCTGTTCGGTTCGATGCAGTTCCGTCAGGAGAGAAATTCCGACCAGGCCACGCTACCAGACAACACGGTTGCCCAGAAGATCTCCCATCTGTTGGGCTTGAGCGTTACAGAGATGACGAAAGCATTCTTAAAGCCACGGATCAAGGTTGGCAGGGATTTTGTGACCAAGGCCCAGACCAAAGAGCAGGTTGAGTTTGCTGTCGAAGCGATCTCCAAAGCCTGCTACGAAAGGATGTTCAGATGGCTTGTAAATAGAATCAACAGGTCCCTGGATCGTACGAAGAGACAAGGCGCCAGTTTTATTGGCATCTTGGATATGGCCGGCTTCGAGATCTTCGAGCTGAACAGCTTTGAACAGTTGTGCATCAACTACACGAATGAGAAACTCCAACAACTGTTCAATCACACTATGTTTATTCTTGAGCAGGAAGAGTATCAGAGGGAGGGCATCGAATGGAAGTTCATAGACTTCGGACTGGATCTACAGCCAACCATAGATCTCATTGACAAACCCATGGGTAAGATCAAAGATCTTGAAGTCTATTCGTGTTTCACTTGTTGAGACTAAACAGCTGCTTTTCATTCCTAAATAGGTATCATGGCATTGTTGGATGAAGAGTGCTGGTTCCCAAAAGCTACGGACAAGACGTTCGTAGAGAAATTAGTGGGAGCACACAGTGTGCACCCGAAATTCATGAAGACTGACTTCAGAGGTGTCGCAGACTTTGCTATTATACATTATGCTGGGAAAGTTGATTACTCTGCTGCGAAGTGGTTGATGAAAAACATGGATCCGTTGAATGAAAATGTGGTCAGTCTCCTGCAGAACTCTCAGGATCCCTTCGTCTGTCATATCTGGAAGGATGCTGAGATCGTTGGGATGGCCCAACAGGCTTTAACCGATACACAATTTGGTGCGAGAACCAGGAAAGGAATGTTCAGAACGGTCTCACAATTGTACAAAGAGCAACTGGCGAAACTAATGGTTACTCTCAGAAATACTAATCCTAACTTTGTCAGATGTATTATACCTAATCACGAGAAGCGGGCCGGGAAGATTGATGCTCCTCTGGTACTAGAGCAGCTGAGATGCAATGGTGTCTTGGAAGGAATTCGAATTTGCCGTCAAGGATTCCCGAACAGGATACCCTTCCAAGAATTTAGGCAAAGATACGAACTCCTGACACCTAATGCTATCCCCAAAGGCTTCATGGACGGGAAGAAGGCGTGTGAGAAAATGGTAAATAATAGTTAGTTCATTGTAATATTCAACTTTTGAGATATTCTAATATCATTTATAAAATACACATTCTTATTTTAGATCCAGGCACTGGAATTAGATCCCAATCTTTATCGAGTAGGTCAATCGAAGATCTTCTTCCGAGCTGGAGTATTAGCACACCTTGAGGAAGAGCGTGACTACAAAATCACGGACATAATCGTCAACTTCCAAGCGTTCTGCCGCGGCTTCTTGGCTCGTAGGAATTATCAGAAACGTCTTCAACAACTGAACGCCATTAGGATCATTCAAAGGAACTGTGCAGCATATTTAAAACTTAGAAACTGGCAATGGTGGCGTTTATATACCAAAGTGAAGCCATTATTAGAGGTCACGAAGCAAGAAGAAAAATTAACCCAAAAGGAGGATGAACTGAAGCAAGTGCGGGACAAGTTGGAACTGCAGTTGCATTCTTCACAAGAGTATGAAAGAAAATATCAGCAAGCTATCGAAGAAAAGACAGTATTAGCTGAGCAGCTGCAAGCCGAGGTAGAGTTATGCGCAGAGGCTGAGGAGATGAGGGCAAGACTAGCAGCAAGAAAGCAGGAATTGGAAGAAATCCttcatgatttagaagcaaggatcgaagaagaagaggaaaggAGCGCAGCGCTGACACAAGAGAAGAAGAAGCTGCAACTGAACATCAGCGACCTTGAGGAACAGTTGGAAGAAGAGGAAGCCGCCAGGCAGAAACTGCAATTAGAAAAAGTGCAATGCGACGCTAAGATCAAGAAACTGGAAGAGGACCTGGCACTGTCTGATGACACAAATCAGAAATTGTTAAAGGAAAAGAAGATCCTGGAGGAGAGAGCAAATGATCTTTCCCAGACGCTCGCTGAGGAGGAGGAAAAGGCGAAGCACTTGTCCAAACTGAAGGCTAAACATGAGGCAACCATTGCGGATCTGGAAGAGAGATTGTTGAAGGATCATCAGCAGAGACAGGAGGTGGACAGATCGAAGAGGAAGATTGAAACGGAAGTTTCAGACTTGAAGGAACAGCTGACTGAACGGAAGACGCAGGTGGAGGAGTTGCAGTTACAATTGGGGAAACGCGAGGAAGAATTAAATCAAGTTATGGCGAAGATGGACGAGGAGGGCGCGGCGAAGGCTCACGCGCAGAAGGCGTTGCGAGAACTGGAGTCTCAGCTGGCTGAGTTACAGGAAGATTTGGAGGCTGAAAAGGCTGCGAGGAGCAAGGCTGAGAAGCTAAAGCGCGATTTGAACGAGGAACTGGAGGCCTTGAAAAATGAATTGCTGGATTCTTTGGATACCACAGCTGCTCAGCAGGAACTAAGAAGCAAGCGGGAGCAAGAACTGGCGACGCTAAAGAAGAACCTCGAAGAGGAGACCTCGGTTCATGAGGCCACGCTTGCGGACATGCGTCACAAGCACACTCAGGAATTAACAGCTATAAATGAACAGATGGATGCCTTGAAGAAGACTAAGGCAGTGTTAGAGAAAGCGAAGGGGACTCTAGAGGCTGAGAatgctgatttagcttcagagctGAGATCTGTCAGTGCTAGCAGACAGGAATCTGATAGGAGGAGGAAACAAGCGGAGCAACAACTTGCTGAAATCAATGCCAAGCTTGCCGAAGTAGAAAGAAATAGACAAGAGCTTGTTGAGAGGGTTACGAAGCTGCAGCAGGAGTCCGAGAGCATCATGCAGCAGCTGGAAGCTGCAGAGCTGAAAGCCTCGGCTGCTCTGAAGGCCTCTGCCACTTGTGAGTCCCAATTTACTGAGCTCCAGCAGCAACTGGAGGAGGAAACGAGGCAAAAGTTGGCGTTGAGCTCTAAGCTCAGAGCATTGGAGAGTGAAAAAGAGAGTTTGCATGATCAgttggaggaagaggaggaagcgAAGAGAGCCTTAGATAAACAGGTATGGATGGGGATCGGATTCTTTTATGATCAAGCTAGCACCGTAAAcagttatattaataattaattattttgttcaGGTACTTGGCTTAATCGTACAATTGGCGGAGGCGAAAAAGAAAGCAGAGGACGAAGCTGAAGCTGCTGTGGCCTTGGAGGAAGCTAGAAAGAGGTGCCTCAAAGATATGGAAGCGATTCAGAGACAGGTCGAGGAGCTGCAGGCTGCCAACGATAAACTGGATAAATCGAAGAAAAAGATTCAAGCGGAATTGGAGGATAGTATTATTGAACTCGAAACGCAGAGAGCTAAAGTGCTGGAACTGGAAAAGAAGCAGAAGAATTTCGACAAGGTAATTATTAGACGAATTTCAGTTTGTTAGAAGCAGCTTGTACACATTGTTTATACATTTCTGGCATTAATTATTACGCTGTTGTAAATTAGAGTTACTTATGAATATTactttcttttattattaacgATAGTTTGAGGAACTTTCTGTGAGTTTTTAATAACAATATTCTTACTCATTCGATGTTATATTATCTTTTTGGATTGAATCTTTGCAGCACCTTACGAACTATTTTTGAGAAACATTTGTCTCTGTCATCAATAATAAGCAAGTTATTAGAGGTATCTATGCCAGTTGGAAAACACCTTTTAAATTGATCTAATTAATGTTAATTTGCTACTACAATTATACAAGTACGTAAGGTGTTCGTCTCCATTTATAAGTCTCATGAACGCATAGTTCACACTCAGCCATACCATGTGTTTACATTGTCGTATAAAGTAACAGTAGAATCAGTGTCACGAATTCTCCAGATTGCACCGCGattgtttaattattatttttaactctTCAAGGTGCTAGCTGAAGAGAAGGCAGTGTCAGAGCAGTACGCAGAGCAACGAGATGCGGCAGAACGTGAGGCCCGAGAGAAAGAAACCCGGGTGTTGTCCCTGACCCGAGAACTTGACGAAATGAACGAGAAAGTCGAAGAACTCGAACGTGTTCGTCGAGGTCTTCAATCGGAGCTTGACGAGCTGGTGAACAACCAAGGAACAGCAGACAAGAACGTTCACGAGCTAGAAAGGGCAAAACGAGCTTTGGAATCTCAGTTGGCAGAGCAACGTTCCCAGGTTGAAGAACTCGAAGATGAGCTGCAGTTCACAGAGGACGCCAAGCTGCGCCTAGAGGTGAACATGCAAGCCCTGAGAACTCAGTTCGAGCGAGATCTTCAAGCCAAAGAAGAACAAGCCGAGGAGAAGCGAAGAGGTCTAGTGAAGCAGCTGCGCGATCTTGAAGCAGAGCTTGAAGACGAGAGGAAACAGAGAGCTGCGGCCATTGCACAACGTAAAAAGATGGAAGCGGATTACAAAGACATCGAGCAACAACTCGAAATGCACAACAAGGTCAAAGAGGACGCGTTGAAACAGCTGAAGAAGCTGCAGGCGCAGATCAAAGACAGCACCAGGGAGACAGACGAGGCTAGAGCTGCTAGAGACGAGTTGGCAGCGAGTGCTAAGGAAACTGAGAGGAAAGTGAAGAGTCTGGAGGCGGATTTGATGCAGTTGACCGAGGACTTCGCCAGCAGCGAGCGTGCTAGAAGAGCTGCTGAAAACGAGAGGGATGAGCTGCAGGAGGAATTGAATAATAATGCTAACAAAGGAACTCTGATGCTTGATGAAAAGCGGAGACTGGAAGCTAGGATTGCGACTCTCGAGGAAGAGTTGGAGGAAGAACAGTCGAATGGGGAATTGTTCATGGATAGGGCTAGAAAGGCTCAGATAACGATCGAACAGCTGACAAATGACTTGACTACTGAAAGATCTACCACGCAGAAGCTGGAGTCGCACAAGCTCCTGCTTGAAAGACAAAACAAGGAGCTCAAGGCTAAGCTGACCGAGCTGGAAACTGCCCAGAGGGCGAAGACCAAGGCCACGATACAACAGATGGAGTCCAAGATCAATAATCTTGACGAACAGCTGGAGACCGAAGCTAAGGAGAGATTCGCACAGCAGAAGATTAATAGGAAGCTGGAGAAGAAACTGAAAGAATTGAGTTTGCAGTTGGAGGACGAAAGGAGAAATTCGGATCAGTACAAGGAGCAGGCTGAGAAGGTCAACGCCAGGATGAAAGCGCTGAAGAGGCAGCTTGATGAAGCTGAGGAGGAGATCAGTAGGCACAAGGCCATGAAAAGGAAAGCGCAGAGGGAGATGGACGACATGCTGGAGAACAACGAGGAGCTTAACAGGGAGGTGGCAAACCTTAAGAACAAACTCAGGTGTGTTTTTAACCGGGGACTTCTGCCGGAACATAAAATACTGGAGTATTTTTCGACACTACCCACGAAACCCTTATAAAAACTATATTTCAGTATAATTTCCAAAGTATGTTTATGCACAAATTTAGAAccagtattattttattatcgataATACGTTAGAAAATACCGAGACTGATGTGCAGTACCTATAATGGTTTCCAATTGTACCGGTTTTAAGTCCCTGTTTTTAACGATTATTCATTCATTGCATTCTAAATGATATTCTGTGATGATGGAAGTTAAAGAAACTAAAACACTTAAATATTTCTAACAGAAATATTCAGGTGTTCTCGTTCGATGTCACAACTGTGcagtatattaatattttaatggtATTTTTAATAACATCTAGGTGCCATGGAAAAAAGAAAAGGTAATGTTCTACCGGAAGAAAGTGTTACAGAAACCCTTCCGACTCGAAGATTTCCATTCGCGTCGGTTAGTTATTCAGAATACCGTTTAGGATAGTCAAAAAAAACCTAATTTTAATTTCCAAAGGAGAACGCTAGAGAAAAATATCTGACTTAGATATAACTAGGGAAGATCGCCAATTAGGAATGTCAAAAGATGATTAAAACTTTGGAAACTGTATTCCCAAAGTTCCATAATTTTCTTAACTTCCCAGTTGGAGATGTTCCCTTGTTAACGGCAATGGTTCCACCAACATAGGTGTGTGTGGGAAGCTGCAATTTTAGAACCATTGCTGTATTTCGTGTAAATTGTTATAATGTTTTGATTAAcgcaatttatttttttaacagACGCGGTGGTCCTCCAATAAGCCTAAGTTCGACACGTCTGAAACGCGGTTCCGTTCAGACCGGCGGCTCCGGGGACGACTCGACAACGCAGGACGAGAGCATCGACGGCGAAGAGACCGTCAATTAAACTCCAAGAGGATACAACAATTATTTACTGAACCCTCACAACGCAGGAAACccgtaaaaaaagaaaaccaaGGTTCATGGGGCGCGCGGCTTCGGCGCGGTTCGCGTTGGAATTCAAATTTCCCGTGCGCCCGACGATGCCATTAGATGAGGGCGGCTTCCTTCTGTACATAAGAGACTCGGCAGAGCCGTACTGAGTAGTATTTTACCCTAGTTCCGCAAAGATTGACGAGCCCCAGCAATTCCACCAGAACGAAATCATTAGAAACTGTTCGCTCGTCGGGGTAAACTCTCCACCGACCTTTCTCATGCAGATTTACGACACTGGGATGCCATACTTTGTACAAGCTTTACCATAGAAATTCTCAGAATCATGGTGTCTCATCGTTCTTTGCGGGAAATGCTACCACATCATGCCGGGTAATATCGAGACTAGAAATATATTATTGGGGCTGCATAATCGATAACGAATTAACACCACATTTAGGGCAGCattaatatctattatattatagttatattaattattattattattattattattatcgcaaAAGAATCGTAATATGTTATTTGTAATTGTTTTTAATCATCGAGCCAACGATTCGTCGGGTCGTTCCGAGAGGCCAAGAACTGTCTAACTTTCCGTCGATGGATTTCGCTGTTACTGACGGCCAGTAATctgttttaaacaaaatttcacGCCACAAAGTATTCAATGATTCCGAAGAGAGTGAATTTTCGAACTCGGAACGTCGGCTTTCGAAGAgaaagtattattatttttaagaaGAATTCATACTCTTTAGCGTCTCGTTTAAGTTTTTCTGTTTTGTTTCTACCCCCTTCGAGCTACAATTTTCGTTTGTTTTTGGAACCTGTGTGCTAGCCTGTCGGAACGAACCGGAAATCGATGATCGCGATTCATCGGAGATGATCAAGAACTTCTTCGTTTCATGTGATCTGATTTCGAACGCATCGAAAACCGCTCCAAAAATCTTTTTTATAAAATCGATTACTTCGTCAAGATTGATTTGTCGATAATGTTACTGCATGATGATGATCATTTGGGAACTTTTCGGTGCgtgtgaaattgaattttttctaCACGAGATCGCCGTGTGAAATAAAGGAGGGAAGAGAAACGGGAACGTTTTTATACATGCATTTTTTACAACGTGTGCATTTCTCGTGCATTCAAACGCAACGTGCTTTAACCTCTTTTTGTCAATATTTatacgaaaagaaaaaaagaatacgCTTCTTCTTCCGTAGCATCGCGTTTCGCAGTACCTCGATAATGTCGCGCGATGCTACGGAAGATATGCTGTATGTATAATATGACAGAGCAGTATTCATGATCAACGTGACAACCGAAGTGAAGAAAATGTTTAAAACTAGTGGCAATGGTGCGagacaaataaaaaagaaattgtattTTGAAGAACAAGACAAAAAGAGATTAACGGGCGGGTTATACGTATTTGTATGGGGGtgattttgtgcagaaagtgtGCAATGAACACACGCCCTAAACTAAGTGCGCCTACAAGGAGGTATTGTCGAATGAAGTTGCAAATTTTCAATTGAAaataaacttttattttgcaaagTTCACTGGACGATTGTATCTTTTGTAAACAAgcttaataaaagaaaaatttttcAGAAACTCCGAAATTTTATCCAGATTTCATCCTGATACAAAAATTTCCAAAAGAAATTTGCAACTTTACGAATAACCACCGCCCACCAAGTTGCAGGGTAATTTTTTCAAAAGCACTTGCTGCAAAAAATCATTTGAAGAAAATATCGATATTCTGTGTATGTACGTATTTACATATTCAGATTACGCCGCATTCAGAGAACAGTGAAAAGAAAACGGTTTTTATACAgctagattttttttaaacggAGAACCGGTTCAGCTAGAAAATCTTGATACTGTCATCAAACGTTTTTACGAGTTTTATAGAGGACGGGAGTAATTCCTTGAAGTAACACGCCTTATCGTatactctcactctctctctctctctctttctctctccatatatatgtatatatattatacatatatatgtataggacTATAATATTTTTTGATACGGCTAAGTGATTCTACACGAACTGAACTGGCCTGCTTTTTTACGTTAAACGGCTTTCTAGTGACTTCTTAGGCGGGCTTTCCAAATTCGAGATCGAACTGCCACTTAACTGTCGGACCGTTATTGGTCGCAATTACTCTAATTAAATCTAAGCATCTCCGGAGTACACTTAATAAACGTTATACACATTTTCGACGAATTTAGTTGCTAaggaataaattataatttcataaataaGGGAGGATACTACCCTCTAATAAATTGTGTCCGTCGGAATAAGTGTGTTAACGTCGACGATTATAATGTTGCGCATCAAGTGATTAGTATTGTTGAGTTTTATATTTGAAAATGGTCTGCGGTAGATTACAAAAATTTCCTTAAGCAAGGCCAGCGATTTTTGAAGGTTTCGAATCTTTTGTGATATATggaaaataatgataaaaagGACTGTTCCAATTTTTATACGTGTCCTTAATTATCACTAGAGTTAATTATTACTGGTGAATGACCACTTCATGTGCAACAATATGCTACCAACGTGGAATTGATACTTAAAcagatttttataattatttaggcGTGCAAAATTGAAACCGACTACTTTCATTCTTCGATTTTTGGATAAGTGTTAAAACTGTGTCCCATTGGTTACCGTTTCCATTTGTAATCGCTGTGCGTAATAGCAGTttttaaatgatgtatatcttGATTATATTTACGgtggaacatttttttcatcGGGATTAACTAATCCGAggatttataataacaatagtaaacgAATCCTTAGTAATCTTTTGCTGTAAAATTTTGTATCAATGTACAATCGTTTACATGTATGCCTTGCAACGTTGATTATTATCAGCGTAGACGTGTGTGAATGTGGCCATAAATTACTTAGACTTTAATAtacttatttttttatttaactgATAAGACGATGCTATTGTACTCTCATGTTTCTATATTTACTAACACCAATATGATGCAGAaacacaaaaaaagaaatggaaACATCGGATCGAACATTTTTCGGAGTTCCTTACTCTAAAGAATAATCATTGGATGTGGGATAAAAGTTGTAGTATCTGTGAACGTATTTTTTATAAACCATCCAAAATTTCTGTAAACAAATCCCTGCCACCTTgcatcttttttatttattttttttatgcaAAAGGGGGTTGAGAAAACGTTTACCATGATCTGACCAATGAAACTTTTTTATACATAGGTGTAATCAAACACTATAATATATGCTGGGAACTGAATGGTAGAGGTATTGTTACTCAGGTCAGTGATTttcaataattgaataaattgccATAACAATACGATTCGTTGCAATAATTGTTCGAAGGAATTTTTTAATGGTTGTACATAATTTGTAACGCTGCCGGTCATGTTACCAAACAAGCTACATGCGCTGAAAATATTTactttgaattttatttaataaatacattGATCAAATAAAAATCGATTGCATCATTTGTTGCATAACAATGTAAAAAATTATACTAGACGTGAAATTAACTCAAGGGTCATTTTGTTCGATCTCTTTCAATACTCGCTGCAATCCCAGCCTAGCGAGATCCAGTGGCGTCTTTTTCTCTTTATTCTGTATATTCAAATTGGCGCCACTATAAACTAACATTTTCGCCTCCTCAACTCGATCCTCCTCACATGCTAAATGCAATGCAGTATTGCCGTCAGCGTCTTTGCTGTCTGTAAAcaagtaaaaattatttaaattgttcaatttACGAGAAGGCAtctaatatataaaatacaaacCTATTTTTAAATCATACTCTAAAAGAAGCTTCACAATGGCAATGTTGCCTTTTGAGGCAGCCCTATGCAGCGGTGTTGCACCACGATCATCAACGATATTTACGTCAGCGTCTTTTTCTAGTAATGCTACACAAATCGACTTCCAATTCTTCGATGCAGCATATTGCAATGCTGAATGGCCTGTTTGTGTTCTTGCATTAATGTTTGCACCCTCTTTTAATAAGATTTTCACTACCTTTTCGCGACCTGCCGATGCCGCCAAAATTAATGGCGTCATGTCTGTCTAAAAATAagcaattatttataataagtaATCATTTTGGGTAATACAGTAGATTCTCGTGAACACTTCCATGCCCTTCATTTTCTTTCTTATGTCATAATTTTgccataattaatgtttttagtCGACCACGCATTGTCCATATATGGACGACTGTGGCGCCTCTTTCGGAAGAACAACGAAGCTCCTTTCgatgtccgtacagcgccaattcgtCCAGTGgagaaacgctcaaactgttagccaaaattatcaactgtcgattttggctaacagtttgagcgtttttcCACTGGAAGAATTGGCGCTGTACAGACATCATTCGGAGCTTCGTTGTTCTTCCGAAAGAGGCGCCACAGTCGCCCACATCTGCCCAATGCAGGGTAGCTTGAAAACATTAATTACGGCAAAATTAAGCGACCAAAAAGTAAACCAAGGGCACAGGATTGTTTAGAAGACTCTGCTACATCGACTTCGCATAAGAAAC
This genomic stretch from Megalopta genalis isolate 19385.01 chromosome 5, iyMegGena1_principal, whole genome shotgun sequence harbors:
- the zip gene encoding myosin heavy chain 10 isoform X3, which produces MADVDSRVDHSDPELRFLSVDRNNFNDPATQAEWTQKKLVWVPHDTQGFVAAGIKGERGDEVEVEIAETGKRVHVAKDDIQKMNPPKYDKVEDMAELTCLNEASVLHNLKDRYYSGLIYTYSGLFCVVVNPYKRLSIYTEKIMERYKGIKRHEVPPHVFAITDTAYRSMLQDREDQSILCTGESGAGKTENTKKVIQYLAYVAASKPKSNATPCPALIIGSGCVSDKFAVINGELEQQLLQANPILEAFGNAKTVKNDNSSRFGKFIRINFDASGYIAGANIETYLLEKSRAIRQAKDERTFHIFYQLLAGASAEQKKEFILEDPKHYPFLSNGALPVPGVDDSAEFFSTVKSMHIMGMTNEDFSSIFRIVSAVMLFGSMQFRQERNSDQATLPDNTVAQKISHLLGLSVTEMTKAFLKPRIKVGRDFVTKAQTKEQVEFAVEAISKACYERMFRWLVNRINRSLDRTKRQGASFIGILDMAGFEIFELNSFEQLCINYTNEKLQQLFNHTMFILEQEEYQREGIEWKFIDFGLDLQPTIDLIDKPMGIMALLDEECWFPKATDKTFVEKLVGAHSVHPKFMKTDFRGVADFAIIHYAGKVDYSAAKWLMKNMDPLNENVVSLLQNSQDPFVCHIWKDAEIVGMAQQALTDTQFGARTRKGMFRTVSQLYKEQLAKLMVTLRNTNPNFVRCIIPNHEKRAGKIDAPLVLEQLRCNGVLEGIRICRQGFPNRIPFQEFRQRYELLTPNAIPKGFMDGKKACEKMIQALELDPNLYRVGQSKIFFRAGVLAHLEEERDYKITDIIVNFQAFCRGFLARRNYQKRLQQLNAIRIIQRNCAAYLKLRNWQWWRLYTKVKPLLEVTKQEEKLTQKEDELKQVRDKLELQLHSSQEYERKYQQAIEEKTVLAEQLQAEVELCAEAEEMRARLAARKQELEEILHDLEARIEEEEERSAALTQEKKKLQLNISDLEEQLEEEEAARQKLQLEKVQCDAKIKKLEEDLALSDDTNQKLLKEKKILEERANDLSQTLAEEEEKAKHLSKLKAKHEATIADLEERLLKDHQQRQEVDRSKRKIETEVSDLKEQLTERKTQVEELQLQLGKREEELNQVMAKMDEEGAAKAHAQKALRELESQLAELQEDLEAEKAARSKAEKLKRDLNEELEALKNELLDSLDTTAAQQELRSKREQELATLKKNLEEETSVHEATLADMRHKHTQELTAINEQMDALKKTKAVLEKAKGTLEAENADLASELRSVSASRQESDRRRKQAEQQLAEINAKLAEVERNRQELVERVTKLQQESESIMQQLEAAELKASAALKASATCESQFTELQQQLEEETRQKLALSSKLRALESEKESLHDQLEEEEEAKRALDKQVLGLIVQLAEAKKKAEDEAEAAVALEEARKRCLKDMEAIQRQVEELQAANDKLDKSKKKIQAELEDSIIELETQRAKVLELEKKQKNFDKVLAEEKAVSEQYAEQRDAAEREAREKETRVLSLTRELDEMNEKVEELERVRRGLQSELDELVNNQGTADKNVHELERAKRALESQLAEQRSQVEELEDELQFTEDAKLRLEVNMQALRTQFERDLQAKEEQAEEKRRGLVKQLRDLEAELEDERKQRAAAIAQRKKMEADYKDIEQQLEMHNKVKEDALKQLKKLQAQIKDSTRETDEARAARDELAASAKETERKVKSLEADLMQLTEDFASSERARRAAENERDELQEELNNNANKGTLMLDEKRRLEARIATLEEELEEEQSNGELFMDRARKAQITIEQLTNDLTTERSTTQKLESHKLLLERQNKELKAKLTELETAQRAKTKATIQQMESKINNLDEQLETEAKERFAQQKINRKLEKKLKELSLQLEDERRNSDQYKEQAEKVNARMKALKRQLDEAEEEISRHKAMKRKAQREMDDMLENNEELNREVANLKNKLRRGGPPISLSSTRLKRGSVQTGGSGDDSTTQDESIDGEETVN